ATGATTGAAATACCTGAGTTAGGTACTTTTTTTATGGAAACAAACGCATCGGATGCTAAATAATTATGCAACTTAATCAAATAGAATTAACGAATTATCGAAATTACAATCAACTTACTTTAAATTTTTCACCAAAATTGAATGTATTTGTTGGTGATAATGCCCAAGGAAAAACTAATTTATTAGAAAGTATTTATGTTTTATCGTTAACAAAAAGTCACCGAAGCAATCATGAAAAAGAATTAATTCAATGGAATCAAGAGTTTGCTAGAATTGAAGGTCAAATAAGTAAAAAGAATAGTGATATTGATTTAACAATGATTGTTTCTAATAAAGGGAAAAAAACAAAAGTAAATGGTTTAGAACAAATTAAATTAAGTCAATATATAGGTTATTTGAATGTTATTTTATTTGCTCCAGAAGATTTATCTTTAGTTAAAGGGTCACCACAACATCGTCGAAAATTTCTAGACATGGAAATTGGCCAAATCAACTCACACTATTTATATCACCTAAGCAATTATCAAACAGTGCTTAAACAGCGAAACCAATATTTAAAAAAAACAGCTTTTAATAAATCATATGATCCTCTTTATTTAGAAGTATTAAATGAGCAATTAGCACAAGAAGGAAGTTTTGTTCTCTTGTCACGTTTGTATTTTGTTAACTTACTTGAAAAATGGGCAAATAGTATTCATGATAACATTTCTTACGGAAAAGAAGAATTACGTATTTCCTATAAAACTTCCTTTCAATTAGGTTCAGAACAAACGCAAGAAGAGTTATATTATTTATTAATGAAAGAGTTTAAAAAACATGAGGAGAGAGATCTATCTCAATTTACAACAAGTGTAGGACCTCATAGAGATGATTTGGTTTTTATGGTAAATGGACAAAATGTTCAAACGTATGGCTCGCAAGGACAACAGAGAACAGCAGCTTTAAGCGTTAAATTAGCAGAAATTGAGCTAATTAATGAGGAGATTGGGGAATATCCTATTTTACTTCTTGATGATGTTCTTAGCGAACTGGATGACGAAAGACAAGTACAGTTAATGGAATTTATTGATAATAAACTTCAAACGTTTTTGACGACAACCAGTATCGTGCATTTAAATGATAAATTAAAAATAAATCCCGAAATATTTTATGTAACAAATGGAAAAGTAGAAAGGACGAGTGAAGACGTTGACGGATAAACAAATAAATGGAGGGCAAGCTTCATCATATGATGCCAGCCAAATTCAAGTATTAGAAGGGCTTGAGGCTGTTAGAAAACGACCTGGTATGTATATTGGGTCCACAGGACCACAAGGTTTACACCATTTAGTATGGGAAATTGTTGACAATTCAATTGATGAGGCGTTGGCTGGTTTTTGTACTGAGATTAACGTGACGATTGAAGAAGATAATAGTATCACAGTCAAAGATAATGGACGTGGTATTCCAGTAGGGATTCAAGAAAAAACGGGACGACCAGCTGTTGAAACCGTCTTTACAGTATTACACGCTGGAGGAAAATTTGGCGGAGGGGGTTATAAAGTCTCAGGTGGTTTACATGGTGTAGGTTCATCCGTTGTAAACGCGTTATCTGAATCACTTAATGTTAAGGTTCATGTTGATGGGAAAATTCATCATCAAGAATTTAAGCGTGGAAAAGTCATAGATGACTTAGAAGTAATTGGTGAAACAGACCATCGCGGAACAGTTGTTAACTTTAAACCAGATGCTGAAATTTTTAAAGAAACAACCGTTTTTGAATATGATAAATTAGCAACACGTATTCGTGAATTAGCTTTCTTAAATCGAGGATTACGTATTAGTATTACTGATAAACGTGTGAGTCCTGAAAAAGAAGAATCTTACCACTACGATGGTGGGATTAAGAGTTATGTTGAGTATTTAAATGCTGGGAAAACAGTTCTTTTTCCAGATCCAATTTATACAGAAGGTGAACAACAAGATATTAGTGTTGAAGTAGCAATCCAGTACACTGACGATTACCATACTAATTTGTTGAGTTTTGCTAATAACATCCATACCTATGAGGGGGGAACACATGAGTTTGGTTTTAGAACTGCTTTAACACGTGTGATTAATGATTATGCAAAACGTCAAAAATTATTAAAAGAAAATGACGAAAATTTAAGTGGGGATGATGTACGTGAAGGAATGACAGCTGTTATCTCTATCAAACATCCAGAACCACAATTTGAAGGACAAACAAAAACAAAATTAGGTAACTCTGAAGTAAGAACAGTTACAGATCGATTATTCTCAGAAGCTTTTAATAAATTTTTATTAGAAAACCCTGATGTAGCAAAACGTGTCGTTGAAAAAGGGATTTTAGCATCTAAAGCTCGTTTGGCAGCTAAAAGAGCACGTGAAGTAACACGACGTAAGGGAGCTCTTGAAATTAGTAGTTTACCTGGTAAGTTAGCAGATTGTTCAAGTCGTGATCCTGAGAAAAGTGAATTATATATTGTCGAAGGGGATTCTGCGGGAGGCTCAGCAAAAACTGGTCGTGACCGTAAGTATCAAGCCATTTTACCTATTCGTGGGAAAATCTTAAACGTCGAAAAAGCAAGCATGGAAAAAATATTAGCCAATGCAGAAATTCGTTCACTATTTACAGCAATGGGAACAGGGTTTGGTGGCGATTTTGATGTATCAAAAGCACGTTATCATAAATTAATTATCATGACCGATGCCGACGTTGATGGGGCACATATTAGAACTCTTTTATTAACGCTATTTTATCGTTATATGCGTCCAATTGTTGAAGCAGGGTATGTTTACATTGCTCAGCCGCCATTGTATGGGGTAAAACAAGGGAAAAAGATTACATATATTCAACCAGGAAAAGATGCTGATGAGAGGTTAGCACAAGCAGTTGCAGATTTGCCAGCGACACCAAAACCAAGTATTCAACGTTATAAAGGTTTAGGCGAGATGGATGATCATCAATTATGGGATACAACAATGGATCCAACAAAACGTACAATGTTACGTGTAACAGTTGAAGATGCTGCTAAAGCAGATGCAGTGTTTGATATGTTGATGGGAGATAGAGTAGAACCTCGTCGTGAATTTATTGAGGCCAATGCACATTATGTTAAGAATTTAGATATTTAAGTAAGGGAGAAACGTTCATGTCTGAAGAAATCAGAGAAAATATTCAAGATGTTAATTTGACACAAGAAATGGAAGAATCCTTTATTGATTATGCCATGAGTGTTATTGTGTCTCGTGCGTTACCAGACGTAAGAGATGGGCTAAAACCTGTTCATCGCCGTATTTTATATGGGATGAATGAAATGGGTGTGACACCTGATAAGGCACATAAAAAATCAGCACGTATCGTTGGGGATGTTATGGGTAAATACCATCCTCATGGTGATAGTGCGATTTATGAATCTATGGTGCGTATGGCTCAACCGTTTAGTTACCGTAACATGTTAGTTGATGGGCATGGTAACTTTGGTTCTGTCGATGGTGATGGAGCTGCCGCAATGCGTTATACGGAAGCTCGTATGAGTAAAATTGCGGTTGAAATGTTACGTGATATCAATAAAAATACCGTTAATTTCCAAAAGAATTATGATGAAACAGAAAGAGAGCCAGAAGTATTACCTGCACGATTTCCTAATCTTCTAGTTAACGGGACAACAGGGATTGCAGTAGGTATGGCAACGAATATACCACCACACAATTTGTCAGAAGTCATTGATGCGTTAAAACTATTGATGGAAAATAAAGATGTGACAACAAATGAATTGATGGAGGTACTACCTGGACCTGACTTTCCGACTGGTGGACTTGTCATGGGGAAAACGGGTATTCGTAAAGCTTATGAAACGGGTAAAGGATCAATTATTGTTCGTGCGAAAGTCGATATTGAAGAAAAATCAAATGGTCGTGAACGCATTATTGTCACTGAAATCCCATATATGGTGAATAAAGCAAAACTGGTTGAACGTATCGCTGAGTTGCACCGTGAAAAACGTATTGAGGGGATTACTGACTTAAGAGATGAATCCTCACGCGAAGGGATGCGTATTGTCATCGAGATTCGTCGTGATACAAGCGCATCAGTTGTGTTGAATAATTTATATAAATTAACGTCATTACAAACAAGTTTTGGCTTTAATATGCTAGCCATTGTTAAAGGTGTACCAAAAGTTTTAGGATTAAAACCAATTCTAGAATATTATCTAGAACATCAAGAAGAAGTCATTATTCGTCGTACAGAATTTGATAAACAAAAAGCAGAAGCACGTGCTCATATCTTAGAAGGGTTGAGAATTGCGTTAGATCATATTGATGAAATTATTAAAATTATCCGTGCATCTGATTCTGATGACGTGGCAAAAGCAACTTTGATGGAACAATTTGATCTATCCGATAGACAATCACAAGCAATTTTAGATATGCGTCTACGTCGTTTAACTGGTTTAGAACGTGAAAAAATCGAAGCGGAATACCAAGATTTATTAGTATTAATTGCTGATTTGAAAGACATATTAGCTAATCATCATAGAGTACTCAATATTATCTCTGAAGAACTGGATGAAGTTCAACGTAAATATGGGGACGAAAGACGGACCGAATTACTCGTTGGAGAAGTATTAAGTCTAGAAGATGAAGATTTAATTGAAGAAGAAGATGTGGTTATTACGTTAACTCATAATGGTTACATTAAACGATTACCAAGTACGGAGTTCCGTACCCAAAATCGTGGCGGACGTGGTGTTCAAGGAATGGGCGTTCATGATGATGACTTTGTTGAGAATTTATTATCTTGTTCAACACATGATACGTTATTATTCTTTACAGATACAGGTAAAGTATATCGTGCAAAAGGATATGAAATCCCTGAGTACGGTCGTACAGCTAAGGGGATTCCAGTCATCAATCTATTAGGTATTGATTCTTCAGAAAATATTGAAGCGATTATTAATGTGGAAGGAAAAGCTGATTCTAATCAGTATTTATTCTTTACAACGAAATTAGGAACAGTAAAACGTACGTCTGTTAAAGAATTTTCGAATATTCGCACCAATGGCTTAAAAGCTATTGGTTTAAAAGATGGTGATTCACTGATTAATGTAGCATTAACAGATGATGATGATACGATTATTATTGGGACAAATCTAGGGTATTCTGTAACCTTTAAAGCAGAAGCAGTGCGTTCAATGGGACGTAGTGCAGCAGGTGTTCGTGGTATTCGTTTAAGAGAAAATGATTATGTCATTGGCATGGATATTTTAAAACCAGACATGGAAGTATTAGTTATTACTGAAAATGGGTATGGTAAGAGAACACATGCTAAAGAATACCCAATTAAAGGGCGTGGTGGTAAAGGGATTAAAACCGTTAATATCACTGAAAAAAATGGTCATTTAGTTGGATTAACAACAGTTAGTGGTGAAGAAGACATCATGTTAGTAACGAACAAAGGTGTTATCATTCGCTTTGAATTGAATTCTGTTTCTCAGACAGGTCGTTCAACCCAAGGTGTCCGCTTAATTCGTTTAGAAGCAGATGCTTTGGTATCTACTATGGCAACTATTGATGTTGATGAAGATGAAATAGAAGATACTATTGTGTCAGAGGAAATCGATGTTAAAATAACAGCTGAAGAACAAGAAAAGAATTTTGAATAATAAAATGATAATTAACTCAAAGTAGGCAACTATTTTGAGTTATTGTTTTATAAAAAATTTAATTAAGGAGATATTCTAGATAACTATCTATTTACTAGGTTTAGTAACAAACAGTAAGGGAAATTTGTAGAAACTTTTGATATTAAATAATTTGAAGAAATATATCATTAGTAAATGGTCGATTAAAATAAAGGTATTATAAATTTATGTTGCAATACGATATAAAAAATAGTATAATTTATTACTGTGAGTAAATGAAAGTTTACTCTCCTTGTTCCTTATAATTAAGGAACCTTTAGTCCATAAGGAGGTGAAAATCAATGAGTCAGGTATCAAATTATGAAATCATGTATATAATTCGTCCTAACATTGATGAGGAAGCAAAAAATGCTCTAGTAAATCGTTTCGATTCAATCTTGAAAGATAACGGAGCAGAAGTTTTGGAATCTAAACAATGGGAAAAACGTCGTTTAGCTTACGAAATCCAAAATTTCCGTGAAGGAATCTACCATATCGTTAAAGTTTCTTCTACAGATGCTGCAGCAATCAATGAATTTGATCGTTTAGCAAAAATCAATGATGACATTTTACGTCACATGATTGTTAAAGAAGAAAAGTAATAATGTTTCACGTGAAACATTTATAACGAAAGGAGATTAACCAATGATTAACAATGTTGTATTGGTAGGTAGACTTACTCGAGACCCAGATTTGAGATATACGTCAAATGGTTCTGCCGTAGCGACTTTTAACTTAGCTGTTAATCGTAACTTTACAAATCAAAGTGGGGAACGAGAAGCAGACTTTATTAATTGTGTGATTTGGAGAAAACCAGCTGAAACCTTAGCAAATTATGCTAAAAAAGGAACTCTATTGGGAGTAGTTGGACGTATTCAAACTAGAAACTACGAGAATCAACAGGGACAAAGAGTGTATGTAACTGAAGTGGTTTGTGAGAACTTCCAATTATTAGAATCTAAGAATGCATCGAGTCAAAGACAACAGCAAACTAGCGGATTTAATAATTTTTCTCAAGATAACCAAAATACACAATCATCATTTGGCCAATCTTCAAGTAATGACATGCCGAACTTCGATCGTGATAATAGTAATCCTTTTGGAAACTCATCATCGATAGATATTTCGGATGACGATTTACCATTCTAATATAGAGGAGGGCATATAATGGCAGCTCAACAAAGAAGAGGCGGACGCCGTCGTCGTAAAGTATGTTACTTTACAGCTAACCATATTGATCATATCGATTACAAAGATGTTGAATTATTATCTCGTTTTGTTTCAGAACGCGGTAAAATTTTACCTCGTCGTGTAACAGGAACTTGTGCTAAACATCAACGTAAATTAACGATTGCAATTAAACGTGCAAGAATTATGGGATTATTACCATTCGTTAGTGAAGACTAATAAAATCCAGAGACATTCATTTGAATGTCTCTTTTTGTTTCACGTGAAACAATGAAGAATAGTTTAGAAATACTATAAATTATGTTAAAATAAAAAGAGTGTGTAACTAGAATCGTTAGGAGAGTGAATATAGATGAAAGTTATCTTTTTAGAAGATGTAAAAGGAAAAGGAAAAAAAGGTGAAGTGAAAGATGTTGCAGTAGGATATGCTCAAAACTTTTTAATTAAAAAAGGATTGGCTAAAGAAGCAACAGCTCAAAATTTAAGTGAACTTAAGGGAAAAGAAAAAGCCAAAGCTAAAGAAGATGCAGAAGTATTAGAAGAAGCTAAAAAATTAAAAGAAACATTTGAAACTGAAGGTTTTGAAGTTGTTATAAAATCAAAAGCAGGAGAAGATGGACGTTTATTTGGTTCAATTCCTTCTAAACAAATAGCAGATGGACTTCAAAAGCAACACCAAATAAAAGTAGATAAACGCAAAATTGAAATGGAACAACCAATTAAAGCATTAGGCTATACAACTGTTCCAGTTAAATTACATAAAGAAGTGGTAGCCAAACTACGTGTACATGTAGTGGTTGAGTAACCGGAAAATTGAGGATTTAATCTATGGAACTTATTCAACAAGATAGAGTGCCACCTCAAAGTATCGAGGCAGAACAAGCAGTTTTAGGTTCTGTCTTTTTAAATGCAGATGCTTTGATTGAGGCAATGGAATATATTGATTCGGCTGATTTTTATCGACGTTCACATCAGTTACTTTTCCAAACTATGTTAGATTTAAATAATCGTAATGAAGCAATTGATGTCATTACGATGAAAACAGAGTTGGAACAAAAGCAATTACTAGAAGATGTTGGTGGTATTAGTTACTTATCTGAGTTAACAACAAACGTTCCAACAGCAGCCAATGTGGGACACTATGCCAAAATTGTGGAACAAAAATCGTTGTTGCGTCGTTTGATACAAACGGCAACAGATATCGTAACAAAAGGCTTTGAACAAGATGAAGATGTTGAATTTATATTAGATGAAGCAGAACGTCAAATTTTAGAAGTCTCTGAAAAAAGAAATAGAAGTGGCTTTTTAGCGATTTCTGATGTGTTGAGTGATTCTATTGCTCAAATAGAACAATTATCACAACAAGGTGATGATATAACTGGATTGCCAACAGGATATCATGCTCTTGATAAAATGACAGCCGGTCTCCAGTCAGAAGAGCTCATCATATTAGCAGCACGTCCGGCTGTGGGGAAAACAGCCTTTGCTTTAAATATCGCACAAAACGTAGGAACAAAAACGGATGAATCAGTCGCTATTTTTAGTTTAGAAATGAGTGCAGAGTCATTAGTTAATCGTATGTTATGTTCAGAAGGCTCAATAGAAGCAAGTCATTTAAAAACAGGTCAGTTGACTGACGAAGAATGGAACAGTTTAATTGTCGCAATGGGAAGTTTATCAAGGGCTAATATTTTTATAGATGATACGCCTGGTATTAAAATATCTGAAATTCGGGCGAAATGTCGAAAATTAGCTCAAGAACAAGGTGATTTGGGCCTTATCTTAATTGATTATTTACAATTAATTGAAGGAACAGGACGAGAGAACAGACAACAAGAAGTATCGGAAATTTCACGTCAATTAAAGAAACTTGCTAAGGAATTGAAAGTGCCAGTTATTGCCTTATCACAGCTATCTCGTGGAGTGGAACAAAGGCAAGATAAAAGACCAGTATTAAGTGATATTCGTGAATCAGGTTCTATTGAGCAAGATGCAGATATTGTCGCCTTTTTATATCGTGATGATTATTATCAACGTGATAGTGAAGAAGATGATGATGAACCAGTACAAGAGTCTAATAATATTATTGAAGTTATTATAGAAAAAAATAGAAGTGGTGCAAGAGGAACGGTAGAATTGATGTTTATTAAAGAATATAATAAATTTACTTCTATTTCCCCAAGAGAAGAATTTTAATATTCGTAATTTTTGATAAAAATATGTTTTTTTTATTTTAATGTTCTGATTTAGTTGTGTTAGATTCTTTTTTTTGATAATATAGTTAGGTAATGAATAAAAGAGAAGAACGGAGTGTTCGTATGTCATCAGTTGTAGTAGTAGGAACTCAGTGGGGAGACGAAGGTAAAGGAAAAATCACTGATTTTTTAAGCGAAAATGCAGAAATTATTGCAAGATACCAGGGTGGAGATAATGCAGGCCACACTATTCAATTTGATGGAACAACCTATAAACTTCACTTAATTCCATCAGGTATTTTTTATCAAGATAAAATAAGCGTGATTGGAAATGGTGTAGTCGTTAATCCAAAATCATTAATTAAAGAATTAAACTATTTAAAAGAACATAATATTCCAACTACTAATTTAAGAATTTCAGATAGAGCACATGTTATTTTGCCTTATCATATTCTTTTAGATCAGTTACAAGAAGATGCTAAAGGTGATCAAAAAATCGGAACAACGATTAAAGGGATTGGACCTGCTTATATGGATAAAGCAGCTCGTGTGGGTATTAGAATAGCTGATTTATTAGATAAAGAGATTTTTGAAGAACGATTAAAAATAAATTTAGAAGAAAAAAATAAATTATTTACTAAAATTTATGAAGTAGACCCTATTTCATTTGAAGAAGTGTTTGAAGAATACTATGAGTATGGTCAATTAATTAAAGAATATGTAACTGATACATCAGTTATCTTAAATGAAGCCTTAGATAATGGAAAACATGTACTATTTGAAGGAGCTCAAGGTGTTATGTTGGATATTGATCAAGGTACTTATCCATTTGTTACCTCATCAAATCCATTAGCTGGAGGCGTGACAATTGGAACAGGTGTAGGACCTTCCAAAATTGATAAAGTGGTGGGTGTTTGTAAAGCTTATACCTCTCGTGTAGGTGATGGACCATTCCCAACTGAACTATTTGATGAAACAGGTCATCAAATTAGAGAAGTTGGTCGTGAATATGGTACAACAACTGGTCGACCAAGACGTGTTGGTTGGTTTGATAGTGTTGTGATGAGACACTCTAGACGTGTATCAGGTATCACTAACCTATCATTAAATTCAATCGATGTTTTAACAGGTTTACCTGTCATTAAAATTTGTGTGGCTTATGAGTTAGATGGAAAAGAAATCACTCATTACCCAGCAAGTTTGAAAGAATTATCGAGATGTAAACCAATTTATGAAGAATTACCAGGGTGGACGGAAGATATTACTGGTTGTAAAACATTAGAAGAATTACCAGAAAATGCTAGAAATTATGTTAAACGTGTTTCTGAGTTAGTAGATGTTAGAATTTCAACATTTTCTGTTGGTCCTGATAGAACACAAACAAATATTTTAGAAAATGTTTGGGAACAAATTTAAATACCCAATAAATATAAAAAAATAGAGAGTTATCGAACTCTCTATTTTTTTATTATATAATAAAGTTAAACCAATGATAGGGAGAAAATAAAAATGACTTATAAATTTGATTTGTTGGTAGATTCCTGTTGTGATTTGACACATGATGAATTAGAGGAACCAGGCATTAAAAAAATTAGTATGACGATTCAATTAGACAACAAAGAATATATTGATGACTTTCAGGAAACTTTTGATTACAATTGGTTTATGACAGAACTTAAAAATGGAGCAACACCTAGTACGTCACAAATTAATATTGGGAATTACTTAGATATTTTTAAAGATTATGTCGGCCAGAACCAACCCTTGTTATATGTTTGTTTTTCATCAGGTTTAAGTGGCTCATATAATAATGCGATGACAGCTTTATCTATGTTAGAAGAAGAGCATGGTAAACTACCGATTACGATTATTGATTCCTTAGCGGCATGTTTGGGAGAAGGACTACTTGTAAGGAATGTCTTAAATCTTAGGAGACAAGAAAAAACACTTGAAGATGTCGTATTATGGTTAAACGAAATGATACCAAGATTACATTCATGGGTTACAGTTGATGATTTAAAACATCTAGAGCGTGGAGGTAGGATATCCAAAACGTCTGCGATGATTGGTAGTATGATCAAAGTGAAACCAATTATCTGTATGAATGCTGAAGGAAAATTAATTAATACTGGAAAAGTACGCGGGCGTAAGCATTCACTAGAAAAAATAGCTGGATTAACCAAAGAAACCATTGAGCAAGAATCTGAACAAGATATTTTAATTGCTTATGCTGGAGATAAGGAATCTGGTGAAAAATTAAAAGCTATTTTACAAGATAAAGTATCGGTAAAAAGTATTTCTGTAAAACCGATGGGACCAACCATTGCTAGTCATACAGGATATGGAGCATTAGCAATTTTCTCATTCGGGATTATTAGATAAATAACAATAAAGATGTCTATTATTTTGAGTTTATAGATATCTTTATTGTTATTTTATTAGTCATTAATTATTAAAAAGGGTATAATTATATCATCATTAAAATTGGGAGTTGGGCTAAATGGAATTTTTTACCTATAATTATTTTGTTAATCAGTCTAGTAATAGCCATATTTATCAATATTTATTAGTTATATTAGTTTTATTGATAGTACTATTGCTTATTTTAAGACGGTCTAAAAATAAAAGTCGATTAAAATATCGTGATTTAATTATTTTATTGTCTTTATTACTAGTTTTTTTAATTGGAATACAAACAAATGATTATCAAAAGGGGAAAGCTGAAAAAGGGAACTATTCTCAAATGTTATTCTTTTTAGATGCTGTTAGTAAAAAGAAATTGGTTGATCCTGAGACAATTAGTGTTAATTATAAGTATTTAAAAGATGAAATGGTATTAAAAATCAATAATAAATATTATCAAGTGAATTTTAATGGTGATTTTACGACATTTAAGTTAGAAGATACAGTATTAGTAAATGATGAATCAATAAAAGTAACAGGGAAGTGATGACATGAAGGAATATTTGGATATAGGAATAAAACTAGCTATTGGAATTATTACGTTAATTTTTCAAATGAATTTATTAGGAAAAGCTAATTTAGCACCAACCTCTCCTCTTGATCAATTACAGAACTTTGTTTTAGGGGGTATTATAGGTGGGATGATCTATAATGCACAAATATCAATCTTACAATATTTTTTAGTGTTGGTGATGTGGACATTTTTGGTGACGTTATTTAAGTACCTTAAGGAAAATGTCGCTCTTGTGAAGAAAATGATAGATGGTTATCCTACAACATTAATTAAAAATGGTAAAGTATTAGTTGATGAGTGTACAAAACATGGCATTTCTGCTACAGATTTAATGTTTAAACTAAGAACCTCTAATGTTTATGAAACACGTTCGGTAAAACGTGCAATCCAAGAACAGAATGGTCAGCTGACTATTATTTTATATGGCGAAGAAAATGTTAAATACCCTATAATTACGAATGGATACATTAATCAGGAGGTATTAGAAATGATTGAACGAGATG
This genomic stretch from Vagococcus sp. CY52-2 harbors:
- a CDS encoding adenylosuccinate synthase, with product MSSVVVVGTQWGDEGKGKITDFLSENAEIIARYQGGDNAGHTIQFDGTTYKLHLIPSGIFYQDKISVIGNGVVVNPKSLIKELNYLKEHNIPTTNLRISDRAHVILPYHILLDQLQEDAKGDQKIGTTIKGIGPAYMDKAARVGIRIADLLDKEIFEERLKINLEEKNKLFTKIYEVDPISFEEVFEEYYEYGQLIKEYVTDTSVILNEALDNGKHVLFEGAQGVMLDIDQGTYPFVTSSNPLAGGVTIGTGVGPSKIDKVVGVCKAYTSRVGDGPFPTELFDETGHQIREVGREYGTTTGRPRRVGWFDSVVMRHSRRVSGITNLSLNSIDVLTGLPVIKICVAYELDGKEITHYPASLKELSRCKPIYEELPGWTEDITGCKTLEELPENARNYVKRVSELVDVRISTFSVGPDRTQTNILENVWEQI
- a CDS encoding DegV family protein; protein product: MTYKFDLLVDSCCDLTHDELEEPGIKKISMTIQLDNKEYIDDFQETFDYNWFMTELKNGATPSTSQINIGNYLDIFKDYVGQNQPLLYVCFSSGLSGSYNNAMTALSMLEEEHGKLPITIIDSLAACLGEGLLVRNVLNLRRQEKTLEDVVLWLNEMIPRLHSWVTVDDLKHLERGGRISKTSAMIGSMIKVKPIICMNAEGKLINTGKVRGRKHSLEKIAGLTKETIEQESEQDILIAYAGDKESGEKLKAILQDKVSVKSISVKPMGPTIASHTGYGALAIFSFGIIR
- a CDS encoding DUF3290 family protein, which produces MEFFTYNYFVNQSSNSHIYQYLLVILVLLIVLLLILRRSKNKSRLKYRDLIILLSLLLVFLIGIQTNDYQKGKAEKGNYSQMLFFLDAVSKKKLVDPETISVNYKYLKDEMVLKINNKYYQVNFNGDFTTFKLEDTVLVNDESIKVTGK
- a CDS encoding DUF421 domain-containing protein, producing MKEYLDIGIKLAIGIITLIFQMNLLGKANLAPTSPLDQLQNFVLGGIIGGMIYNAQISILQYFLVLVMWTFLVTLFKYLKENVALVKKMIDGYPTTLIKNGKVLVDECTKHGISATDLMFKLRTSNVYETRSVKRAIQEQNGQLTIILYGEENVKYPIITNGYINQEVLEMIERDESWLFNELNKQEAEVQNVYLGEWVNGELILSLYD